Proteins found in one Brachypodium distachyon strain Bd21 chromosome 5, Brachypodium_distachyon_v3.0, whole genome shotgun sequence genomic segment:
- the LOC100821370 gene encoding chaperone protein dnaJ C76, chloroplastic, producing MPMPALLLNTSVSLSNPKPSSSPSWPVASFRPSSSSSSRPHHRCHAASSSTRSTGGGSSSSSSSSSSSGGGRARTGSSWTTEYDLYELLGVEPTSPHAEIKAAYRALQKRCHPDVVAASSSSASGDGGTPSAHDMAVVLNEVYALLSDPAARRAYDREHAARSEFQGYTGRPLYSSWRGGEGETRAVFVDEVACVGCLKCALHAGRTFAIESAHGRARVVAQWADEEDRIVDAINTCPVDCISIVERSDLAALEYLMSKQPRRRVRVSESSGAGSPNIFAEVRKFKARFEQMEHKSATRQYEESEAARQSRTSVVQTIISMSNWWYWRPFRAPAGAAAAAVPAPLRLLPPPRPSSSPSSSSDPVTERLKEAAARRKAGGSTAAAAEDARRRDEYWTPQLNLPSTASFPAPGAQSAAAAAAAQKESRTRRSTGVARSVRRRSIDLTAPLLVGIVAAGITGYNREEMAAGGGGIEDHFGGAAALGVVNSFELQVVLAGVTWFVIAAAVAGFLQLLGRRNEEEFRE from the exons ATGCCGATGCCCGCGCTTCTCCTCAACACCTCCGTCTCCCTCTCCAACCCCAAGCCATCGTCATCGCCATCATGGCCCGTCGCCTCCTTCAGgccctcatcctcctcctcctcccgcccccACCACAGATGCCACGccgcttcttcctccaccagatccaccggcggcgggagcagctcGTCCTCATCGTCTTCTagctccagcggcggcgggcgcgcgagGACCGGGTCGTCGTGGACGACGGAGTACGACCTGTACGAGCTCCTGGGCGTGGAGCCCACCTCGCCGCACGCGGAGATCAAGGCGGCCTACCGCGCGCTGCAGAAGCGGTGCCACCCGGACGTGGTcgccgcctcttcctcctccgcctccggcgacggcggaacCCCGTCGGCGCACGACATGGCGGTGGTTCTCAACGAGGTGTACGCGCTGCTGTCGgacccggcggcgcggcgggcctACGACCGGGAGCACGCGGCGCGGTCCGAGTTCCAGGGATACACGGGGCGGCCTCTCTACTCGTCGTGGCGCGGCGGGGAGGGCGAGACCCGGGCGgtgttcgtcgacgaggtcgccTGCGTGGGCTGCCTCAAGTGCGCGCTCCACGCCGGCCgcaccttcgccatcgagtccgcccacggccgcgcccgcgTCGTCGCCCAGTGGGCCGACGAGGAAGACAGGATCGTCGACGCCATCAACACCTGCCCTGTTGACTGCATCTC GATTGTGGAGAGGTCGGATCTGGCGGCGCTCGAGTACCTGATGTCGAagcagccgcgccgccgagtCCGGGTCTCGGAAAGCagcggcgcggggtcgccgaACATCTTCGCCGAGGTCCGCAAGTTCAAGGCCAGATTCGAGCAAATGGAGCACAAGTCCGCGACGAGACAATACGAG gagtcggaggcggcgcggcagtCGAGGACGTCGGTGGTCCAGACCATCATTTCGATGTCCAACTGGTGGTACTGGCGCCCGTTCAGAGCCCCGGCcggcgcggccgctgccgctgtcCCTGCTCCTCTCCGCCTGCTCccaccgccgcggccttcttcttctccttcttcttcctccgacCCCGTGACGGAGAGGCTCAAAGAAGCAGCGGCCCGGCGCAAGGCGGGgggctcgacggcggcggcggcggaggacgcccgccgccgcgacgagTACTGGACCCCACAGCTGAACCTGCCGTCCACGGCCTCGTTCCCGGCGCCGGGAGCtcagagcgccgccgccgccgccgcggcgcagaAGGAGAGCCGCACGCGAAGGTCGACCGGCGTGGCGAGGAGCGTGAGGAGGAGAAGCATCGACCTgacggcgccgctgctggtggGGATCGTGGCGGCGGGGATCACCGGGTACAAcagggaggagatggcggccgGGGGCGGCGGGATCGAGGACCActtcggcggcgcggccgcgctCGGGGTGGTGAACAGCTTCGAGCTCCAGGTCGTCCTGGCCGGCGTTACCTGGTTCGTCATCGCCGCGGCGGTCGCCGGGTTCCTTCAGCTTCTTGGGAGGAGAAACGAAGAAGAGTTCAGGGAATAA
- the LOC100821674 gene encoding dolichyl-diphosphooligosaccharide--protein glycosyltransferase subunit STT3B → MAAASAATTSALEPLLRSLRLKTKQQELLLRVSALALIYVLAFAVRLFSVLRYESMIHEFDPYFNYRTTLYLTEHGYGEFWNWFDSESWYPLGRVVGGTLFPGLMVTAALLHRLLHALSLAVHIREVCVLTAPFFAANTTLVAYAFGREIWDSGAGLVAAALIAVCPGYISRSVAGSYDNEGVAIFALLLTFYLFVRAVNTGSLAWALASAFGYFYMVSAWGGYVFIINLLPLYVLVLLVTGRYSQRLYVAYNCMYILGMLLGMQIRFVGFQHVQSGEHMAAMGVFFLLQVFFFLDWVKYMLNDVKLFKSFLRITLTCVITVGTLALGIGTASGYISPWTGRFYSLLDPTYAKDHIPIIASVSEHQPTAWSSFMFDFHILLFLFPAGLYFCFKRLSDATIFIVMYGLTSMYFAGVMVRLILVAAPAVCLISAIAVSATMKNLTTLIRTKSKSPQTTSGKATGSKAAAKGAVDQPLPFQHNVAIALLLGAFYLLSRYAIHCTWVTSEAYSSPSIVLSARGHNGGRVIFDDYREAYYWLRQNTPTDAKIMSWWDYGYQITAMGNRTVIVDNNTWNNTHIATVGRAMSSYEDEAYEIMQSLDVNYVLVVFGGVTGYSSDDINKFLWMVRIGGGVFPVIKEPDYLVNGEYRVDKGASHKMLNCLMYKLCYYRFGELTTEYGKPPGYDRVRGVEIGNKDVKLEYLEEAFTTSNWIVRIYKVKPPKNRS, encoded by the exons atggccgccgcctccgccgcgacgACGTCGGCGCTGGAGCCGCTCCTGCGGTCGCTGCGGCTCAAGACGAAGCAGCAGGAGCTCCTGCTCCGCGTCTCCGCGCTGGCGCTCATCTACGTGCTGGCCTTCGCCGTGCGCCTCTTCTCCGTGCTCCGGTACGAGTCCATGATCCACGAGTTCGACCCTTACTTCAACTACCGCACCACGCTCTACCTCACCGAGCACGGCTACGGCGAGTTCTGGAACTGGTTCGACTCCGAGAGCTGGTACCCGCTGGGCCGCGTCGTCGGGGGGACACTCTTCCCGGGCCTCATGGTCACGGCCGCCctgctccaccgcctcctccacgcgctctccctcgccgtccaCATCCGCGAGGTCTGCGTCCTCACCGCGCCCTTCTTCGCCGCCAACACCACGCTCGTCGCATACGCCTTCGGCCGCGAGATCTGGGACTCCGGcgccgggctcgtcgccgcgGCACTCATCGCCGTCTGCCCCGGCTACATCTCGCGCTCCGTCGCCGGATCGTACGACAACGAGGGCGTCGCCATCTTCGCGCTGCTGCTCACGTTCTACCTCTTCGTGCGCGCCGTCAACACGGGTTCCCTCGCCTGGGCGCTTGCGTCGGCGTTCGGGTACTTCTACATGGTGTCCGCGTGGGGAGGCTACGTCTTCATCATCAACCTCCTCCCGCTCTATGTGCTCGTCCTGCTCGTGACAGGGAGGTACTCGCAGAGGCTCTATGTCGCCTACAACTGCATGTACATCCTCGGAATGCTGCTCGGGATGCAGATCCGGTTCGTCGGTTTCCAGCATGTTCAGTCTGGGGAGCACATGGCAGCCATGGGAGTCTTCTTCCTGTTGCAG gttttcttcttcttggattGGGTGAAATATATGCTGAATGATGTCAAACTATTCAAGTCATTCTTGAGAATTACCCTGACATGTGTGATAACTGTTGGCACCCTGGCTCTTGGGATTGGTACTGCATCAGGTTACATCTCCCCTTGGACAGGACGGTTTTATTCTCTGCTTGATCCAACCTATGCTAAAGACCATATACCGATCATCGCGTCTGTTTCTGAGCATCAGCCAACAGCATGGTCATCTTTTATGTTTGATTTCCACATCCTTCTTTTCCTGTTCCCAGCGGGCCTCTATTTCTGCTTCAAGCGCCTATCAGATGCCACCATATTTATAGTCATGTATGGCCTCACGAGTATGTACTTTGCTGGGGTGATGGTTAGGTTAATTCTTGTTGCAGCACCTGCTGTTTGCCTCATTAGTGCCATTGCTGTATCTGCTACAATGAAAAATTTGACAACATTGATCCGGACAAAAAGCAAAAGTCCACAGACTACTTCTGGAAAAGCAACAGGCTCAAAGGCAGCTGCTAAG GGAGCAGTTGATCAACCCTTGCCTTTCCAACATAATGTGGCTATTGCTTTACTTCTGGGTGCTTTCTACTTGCTCAGTAGGTATGCGATACACTGCACTTGGGTGACATCTGAGGCTTATTCTTCTCCTTCTATTGTTCTCTCCGCAAGGGGTCACAATGGAGGAAGGGTAATATTTGATGATTATCGTGAGGCATACTATTGGCTTCGTCAGAATACTCCTACTGATGCCAAGATCATGTCATGGTGGGACTATGGATACCAAATTACAGCCATGGGTAACAGAACTGTTATTGTTGATAATAACACATGGAATAATACACACATAGCTACTGTTGGACGGGCAATGTCATCTTATGAAGACGAGGCATATGAAATAATGCAGTCACTGGATGTGAATTATGTGCTTGTCGTATTTGGAGGTGTGACTGGGTACTCCTCTGATGACATCAATAA GTTCTTATGGATGGTGCGTATCGGCGGAGGAGTTTTTCCTGTCATCAAAGAGCCTGATTACCTTGTTAATGGGGAATATCGTGTTGACAAGGGGGCGTCACACAAAATGTTGAACTGTCTAAT GTACAAGCTATGTTATTATCGATTTGGAGAACTGACCACTGAATATGGAAAACCTCCAGG ATACGATCGAGTGCGTGGGGTGGAGATAGGTAATAAAGACGTGAAGCTTGAGTACTTGGAAGAAGCATTCACCACATCAAACTGGATAGTGCGCATATACAAGGTCAAACCTCCTAAGAACAGATCCTGA